The following are encoded in a window of Flavobacterium sp. WC2421 genomic DNA:
- a CDS encoding DEAD/DEAH box helicase, whose translation MLPLQQAYEVKHSILEYLKATFSFKDKVVHKAFYDFITQEEEGIFKGPYVSIKLPFVTANSEDIIPLDIKPNFPPYDHQYKSFQRLNTINDNIPKSTLITTGTSSGKTECFLYPILDFCHKNNHRPGIKVVILYPMNALATDQAKRLAEAIYSDPLLKGKITAGLFIGEGKDKAKYPTSMGKDHIIENRDSILDSPPDILLTNFKMLDYALMRAKFHNLWSYNLEDPSLLQFLVLDELHTYDGAQGTDVANLIRRLKLKLNIAKGQICAVGTSATIGSGDDSKRLLCEYAEKVFGEEFKEEAIITENRVTVDDFFEVTADKLEIFIPRQIALLESRLQENETYENYINRQKRLWQLPESIDAVTLGKELKKLKIVKDLIALTSTNIKSLSQLLYDLSDANAEFKTLAEWDEANELNPREEVINSIVALISEAKIGKEKKFPLLFIQIQIWIRELSGVLRETTETPKFTWKDKVAGENDPSALPAYFCRDCGSSGWIGNKDDNKNQFDLDILKVYENFFGNHKNIYFINTTNHKHIDEYEPTNTINDYVGSKTLQLQEKEGINAFKIQAVRKINNNYSKHFCPECNSENTLSIIGTKIATLSSITVSQVLSSDLDPRIDKYRKILAFTNSVQDAAHQAGFVEARNYRFTFRSSLQKVINELNKPITLEDLQKEFISYWKKNSDETNENNDLAYYYRFFPEDYKNKADIDKDYRIGSQFTEDFKKEFDERMRWEIVAEYGYNAIIGRTLEKSGASAVKFDEEKIQLIFPLMQDWLSQNNLLTITEEDLLPFINGILHRIRIRGGINHEYLNKSRTGRLTSYELNWIKDPRHFLNKMFGKRSRFPKVISANKQSGEIIDTTFTNTNNWYRSYFRKSFHTASDYQAITNEFYTKLLGCLVEAKIMDKIELDGNNNYTILTNAIIIENKVQKHLCIDCGSFLNVAASDTTTKGTKCLDYTCAKGVYEPDTKQKPNYYQLVYNRNRSPRIYAAEHTGILERKDRENKEIDFKERPNFNSLNAIVATSTLEMGIDIGTLNTAINNAVPPMTSNFLQRVGRAGRSSGTAMIVTFAQSKAHDLFYFEEPSDMMEGEIATPGCYLEAKEILYRHFLAFCLDNWASTDPINNTIPGKIIALRLSNADLTTSEFIINRIISYIKSNEQALVNRFIDFYKPDINEDSKVLENLKSFLAEDTFYERIKSVFKKVKEELISIQKKRKEIDEIIKKNNLPETDEERKLLEGDKKALAGLRKIIEKRAILEHMTNVGLLPNYAFPETGVTLNAWVNANSAKASNSLPTNKQFEIIRSSNVAIRELAPDNLFYSQGYKLAISGLNTFDWKDPGVLVKKRFCSNCDHIAENATATETNCPKCGDNSWSSAKNQHIFVKISGVKSVNTRENASLDDSSDDRDVIRYKLSKHINFDYNSFQGAWGMKNIPFGIEYVKNVKVTEINLGLSSVTDANKITINQQEEIPNHGFVTCKHCGKSSSTPHKIKFDRNFKFHYGYCKHKDSDYQGKTDDVFEEVFLFREMNTEALKVLLPVQDLESEAQVNMFKAGLELGLKKYYKGNPQHLNIVNYSEFNKQNSRFDKYLVILDNIPGGTGYLEKLFNPSEFTEVIKKAYDAIKQCSCQHKGKDGCYRCIYTYSNQFIQNDLSRNNAELLFKKIVDNSSGWEPYTTGLGSLSGNGQIEESELEERFIRSLRNYCVKSQEQGFILENYIEDAIINYKLKVVNGDYSFYYVIRPQFELGPAEGVKYKTRSDFYISLTCVEKDGVSLSEEKVSSVKNIAVYLDGYTYHATKENCRFYNDLQKRNAIVESGDKITWSLSWSDIEKFDAIEKVNDPLSKQFKRDTLSVDSTKYNTTIDIYKRIPYWSKYNSDFMLTKNSMERLCWLLANPLEEQFTKQKIALVLEVQQTTFATPSTEENELNAILNKPSVIIDQTIQAANKNQGNFYNLPDHHLNYDFASLVFGIRLNDLKIKGAFSVTELQENLEKENWEKFWQLYNLIQQDCILVNETNDEVIQSINPIDQIGKYDCLKYHEEDLHEIVKQLIDNNIPFNEEGGFFIEYEGIYAEAMFGFENQKIVIQPLSNEDRKVFKAAGYKEINSNEFKISEII comes from the coding sequence ATGTTACCATTACAACAAGCCTACGAAGTAAAACACTCCATTCTGGAATACCTTAAAGCGACATTTAGTTTTAAGGACAAAGTGGTGCACAAAGCATTTTATGATTTTATTACTCAGGAAGAAGAAGGAATTTTCAAGGGCCCTTATGTATCCATAAAATTACCTTTCGTTACGGCTAATAGTGAGGATATAATTCCATTAGACATAAAACCCAATTTTCCGCCCTACGACCATCAATACAAGTCCTTCCAAAGACTAAATACAATAAATGATAACATCCCAAAATCAACATTAATTACAACTGGAACTTCATCTGGTAAAACGGAATGTTTTTTATATCCAATACTTGATTTTTGTCATAAAAATAATCACCGTCCAGGTATAAAAGTGGTCATTTTATATCCAATGAATGCCTTAGCAACGGATCAGGCGAAACGTCTGGCAGAAGCTATATATAGTGACCCATTGCTAAAAGGAAAAATAACTGCAGGCTTATTTATTGGAGAAGGAAAAGACAAGGCTAAATACCCCACTAGCATGGGAAAAGACCATATCATCGAAAACCGGGATAGTATCTTGGATAGTCCACCGGATATTTTATTAACTAACTTTAAAATGTTGGATTATGCTTTAATGCGTGCAAAATTCCATAACCTTTGGAGTTATAACTTGGAAGACCCTTCCCTATTGCAATTCTTGGTATTGGATGAATTACATACTTACGATGGGGCGCAAGGAACAGATGTGGCCAACTTAATAAGACGATTAAAGCTAAAACTAAACATAGCTAAAGGTCAAATATGCGCTGTAGGAACATCGGCAACAATTGGATCAGGTGACGACTCCAAAAGACTACTTTGCGAATATGCCGAGAAAGTATTTGGGGAAGAGTTTAAAGAAGAAGCAATTATTACAGAAAACAGAGTTACAGTCGATGATTTCTTTGAAGTAACAGCCGACAAACTTGAAATATTTATACCGCGTCAAATTGCGTTACTAGAAAGTAGATTACAAGAAAATGAAACTTACGAAAACTACATCAATCGTCAAAAAAGATTATGGCAATTACCCGAATCTATCGATGCTGTTACACTGGGAAAAGAACTTAAAAAATTAAAAATTGTAAAAGATTTAATCGCTTTAACGAGTACAAATATTAAATCATTAAGTCAATTATTATACGACCTATCAGATGCAAATGCTGAATTCAAAACCCTCGCCGAATGGGATGAAGCAAACGAGTTAAATCCGCGTGAAGAAGTTATCAATTCTATTGTGGCTTTAATCAGTGAAGCTAAAATAGGAAAAGAAAAAAAATTTCCGCTGTTATTCATTCAAATACAAATATGGATACGAGAACTTAGCGGTGTCCTCAGAGAAACAACGGAAACTCCAAAATTTACTTGGAAAGACAAGGTTGCAGGTGAAAATGATCCTAGTGCATTACCAGCTTATTTCTGCAGAGATTGTGGTTCTAGCGGTTGGATAGGTAATAAAGATGATAATAAAAATCAATTTGATTTAGACATCCTAAAAGTGTATGAAAACTTTTTTGGAAACCATAAAAACATCTATTTCATCAATACAACTAATCACAAACACATTGATGAATATGAACCAACTAATACTATAAACGATTATGTAGGATCAAAAACATTACAACTTCAAGAAAAAGAGGGAATAAATGCCTTTAAAATTCAAGCTGTTAGAAAAATAAACAACAACTATTCAAAACATTTTTGTCCAGAATGCAATTCTGAAAACACCCTGAGTATTATTGGTACCAAGATAGCCACACTATCATCGATTACAGTAAGCCAAGTACTGTCATCAGATCTTGACCCTCGAATAGATAAGTACCGTAAAATCCTGGCATTTACCAATAGCGTTCAAGACGCGGCACACCAAGCGGGTTTCGTGGAAGCAAGAAACTATCGTTTCACTTTTCGTTCATCTCTTCAAAAAGTGATTAATGAACTCAATAAACCGATTACTTTAGAGGACCTTCAAAAAGAATTTATTAGCTATTGGAAGAAAAATTCAGATGAAACAAATGAAAATAACGATTTAGCTTATTACTATCGCTTTTTTCCAGAAGACTATAAAAATAAGGCAGATATTGATAAAGACTATAGGATAGGTAGCCAGTTCACAGAAGATTTTAAAAAAGAGTTTGATGAACGTATGCGTTGGGAAATCGTTGCAGAATATGGATACAATGCCATTATTGGGCGAACACTTGAAAAATCGGGAGCTTCGGCTGTGAAATTTGATGAAGAAAAAATACAATTAATTTTTCCATTAATGCAAGACTGGCTAAGTCAAAATAATTTATTAACCATAACCGAAGAAGACTTATTGCCATTCATTAATGGAATTTTACATCGTATTCGAATACGTGGTGGTATAAATCACGAATATTTAAACAAATCCAGAACAGGCAGATTAACTAGTTATGAACTTAATTGGATAAAAGATCCTAGACATTTCCTAAATAAAATGTTTGGCAAAAGATCTAGGTTTCCTAAAGTCATATCAGCAAATAAACAATCTGGTGAAATTATTGACACTACTTTTACCAACACCAATAATTGGTACAGAAGTTATTTCAGAAAATCGTTCCATACGGCATCAGATTATCAAGCTATTACTAACGAGTTCTATACCAAATTACTGGGATGCTTAGTAGAGGCTAAAATAATGGATAAAATAGAATTGGATGGTAATAACAACTACACGATACTTACCAATGCCATCATTATTGAAAATAAAGTTCAAAAACACTTATGTATTGACTGTGGTTCTTTTTTAAATGTGGCTGCATCAGACACTACAACGAAAGGTACCAAATGCTTAGATTACACCTGTGCTAAAGGGGTATATGAGCCAGACACAAAACAAAAACCAAATTATTACCAGTTAGTATACAACCGTAATCGTTCTCCTAGAATCTATGCTGCAGAACACACTGGAATTTTGGAAAGAAAAGACCGTGAAAACAAAGAAATTGATTTCAAAGAGCGACCTAATTTCAACTCTTTAAACGCCATTGTTGCTACTTCAACATTAGAGATGGGTATTGATATAGGAACATTAAATACCGCAATAAACAATGCTGTACCACCGATGACATCTAATTTTCTACAAAGAGTTGGGCGTGCTGGAAGGTCTTCTGGAACGGCTATGATTGTTACATTTGCACAAAGTAAAGCACACGATCTTTTCTATTTTGAGGAACCTTCAGATATGATGGAAGGTGAAATAGCGACACCAGGCTGTTATCTTGAAGCAAAAGAAATTTTATATAGACACTTTTTAGCATTTTGCCTCGACAATTGGGCATCTACAGATCCTATAAACAATACCATTCCTGGTAAAATTATAGCATTGCGACTTTCAAATGCGGATCTAACAACATCTGAATTTATTATCAACAGAATTATTTCATACATCAAATCGAATGAACAGGCTTTAGTGAATCGATTTATCGACTTTTACAAACCTGATATCAATGAAGATAGCAAAGTATTGGAAAATCTAAAATCTTTTTTAGCAGAAGATACGTTTTACGAAAGGATAAAAAGTGTATTCAAAAAAGTAAAAGAAGAACTAATCAGTATTCAAAAGAAGAGAAAAGAAATTGATGAAATCATCAAAAAAAATAATTTACCCGAAACCGACGAAGAAAGAAAGCTTTTAGAAGGAGATAAAAAAGCATTAGCTGGATTACGTAAAATTATTGAAAAACGTGCTATTCTGGAGCACATGACTAATGTTGGCTTATTGCCTAACTATGCATTTCCTGAAACTGGTGTAACACTAAACGCTTGGGTGAATGCAAACAGTGCTAAAGCTAGTAATAGTTTGCCTACGAATAAACAGTTCGAGATAATCAGGTCATCAAATGTAGCTATCAGAGAATTAGCACCTGATAATTTATTTTATTCCCAGGGTTATAAATTAGCCATTTCAGGATTAAATACCTTCGACTGGAAAGACCCTGGAGTATTGGTAAAAAAACGCTTTTGTTCCAATTGTGACCATATTGCTGAAAATGCCACTGCAACGGAAACTAATTGCCCCAAATGCGGCGATAACTCTTGGTCTTCTGCGAAAAACCAACATATTTTCGTGAAAATTAGTGGGGTGAAATCAGTCAATACAAGAGAAAATGCCTCTTTAGATGATAGTAGTGATGACAGAGATGTGATCCGCTATAAATTATCGAAACATATTAATTTTGACTACAACTCTTTCCAAGGGGCTTGGGGGATGAAAAATATTCCATTTGGTATTGAATATGTTAAAAATGTAAAAGTTACAGAAATTAATTTAGGCCTATCATCAGTGACGGATGCAAATAAAATTACCATAAATCAACAAGAAGAGATTCCGAATCATGGGTTTGTGACCTGCAAACATTGTGGAAAAAGCAGCTCAACCCCTCACAAAATAAAATTTGATAGAAACTTCAAATTCCATTATGGATACTGCAAACATAAAGACTCTGACTACCAAGGCAAAACGGATGATGTTTTTGAGGAAGTTTTCCTGTTTAGAGAGATGAATACAGAAGCTTTAAAAGTATTACTCCCTGTCCAGGATCTAGAAAGTGAAGCGCAAGTAAATATGTTTAAAGCAGGTTTAGAATTAGGTTTAAAAAAATATTACAAAGGAAATCCGCAACATCTCAATATTGTAAACTATTCAGAATTCAATAAACAAAACAGCCGTTTTGATAAATATCTTGTTATTCTAGACAATATTCCAGGAGGTACTGGGTATTTAGAAAAGCTTTTCAATCCTTCAGAATTTACGGAAGTAATTAAAAAGGCTTACGACGCAATCAAGCAATGCAGTTGCCAACACAAGGGGAAAGATGGCTGCTATCGTTGTATTTACACCTACTCCAATCAATTTATTCAAAATGACTTAAGTAGGAATAATGCTGAATTATTATTCAAAAAAATAGTGGATAATTCAAGTGGTTGGGAACCCTACACAACTGGTTTAGGTTCATTATCCGGTAATGGGCAAATTGAAGAAAGCGAACTTGAAGAACGATTTATCAGAAGTTTAAGGAATTACTGTGTAAAAAGTCAAGAACAAGGTTTTATACTAGAAAACTATATAGAGGATGCTATTATAAATTATAAATTAAAAGTAGTTAATGGAGATTATAGTTTCTACTATGTCATAAGACCACAATTTGAATTAGGACCAGCTGAAGGAGTAAAATACAAAACACGTTCTGATTTTTATATTTCTTTGACATGTGTTGAAAAAGATGGCGTTTCTTTGAGTGAAGAAAAAGTTTCTAGTGTAAAGAATATTGCGGTCTATCTCGATGGATATACCTACCACGCCACAAAAGAAAATTGCCGTTTTTATAATGATTTGCAAAAACGAAATGCAATAGTAGAATCTGGAGATAAAATTACATGGTCGCTTTCATGGTCAGATATAGAAAAATTCGATGCTATCGAAAAAGTAAATGATCCGCTTTCGAAACAATTCAAAAGAGATACTTTATCGGTTGATAGTACAAAGTATAATACTACAATTGACATTTACAAAAGAATACCCTACTGGAGTAAATACAATAGTGATTTTATGTTAACCAAGAACTCAATGGAACGATTATGCTGGTTACTTGCTAATCCATTGGAAGAACAGTTTACAAAACAAAAAATAGCTTTAGTTCTAGAAGTACAACAAACCACATTTGCTACTCCATCAACTGAAGAAAATGAACTAAATGCCATTTTAAATAAGCCATCAGTTATAATTGATCAAACAATTCAGGCTGCAAATAAAAACCAAGGAAATTTCTATAACCTTCCAGATCATCACTTAAATTATGATTTTGCAAGTTTAGTTTTTGGTATTAGATTAAATGATCTAAAAATCAAAGGTGCATTTAGTGTTACTGAGTTGCAAGAAAATCTCGAAAAAGAAAACTGGGAGAAGTTTTGGCAACTTTATAATTTAATTCAGCAAGATTGTATACTCGTTAACGAAACTAACGACGAGGTAATACAATCAATTAATCCGATAGATCAGATTGGTAAATATGATTGCTTAAAATACCACGAAGAGGACTTGCACGAAATTGTAAAACAATTGATTGACAACAATATTCCATTTAATGAAGAAGGAGGTTTTTTTATAGAATATGAAGGTATCTATGCTGAAGCTATGTTTGGATTTGAAAATCAAAAAATAGTAATTCAACCGCTTTCTAATGAGGATAGAAAAGTATTTAAAGCAGCTGGTTACAAAGAAATAAATAGTAATGAATTTAAAATAAGCGAAATAATATGA
- a CDS encoding DUF3883 domain-containing protein, producing MIKTNLDLNIINIKQLIDENYNTYKSPSRITSDYRGEKGLTEAYNGRQLLEMLQNADDAQTDKVLLHLDTENTILTIANNGIPFDIKGLGSLMLANNSPKNKRDFIGNKGLGFRSILNWVEVVKIKTKECVLEFSKEIARKQFEQLIPDSNARKQIIENEKDLPIGDVPFAVLAIPDFKENIETQVWETIVELKYKKDEEGKILEQLKTITPEVLLFLNHTTNIQIAGAGSIDKELVLTPSRDKVDRTLTVNYITWNLFDSGELNLPNNLEKFYKYKIAWQNDLSDKETRFATYFPTQVATHLPYLIHATFDLDPSRNHLNKSDDNDYILIQIAESLKEIASTEIVNKDNPDWRALDFLTVDGKSENLLLDAFFQNIESAKSELAIYPTVNGFYKKINEVKFYGNDFSEWVIENKLEIYFPDLLLPVHSNRTAIKYKITSKYTLEEWKSIFEIVTHKIVSIDERVKLIKLLTADTFKDLHGYYLPLLLDDKEKPVSSDFETYILKKADTDSYQIQDYVKIAFIDAAFYSKLENAFNDEIEKGRANPTEHKSRALKKIISTIVNFGSNDITDVVRNITRAFNNKVEEDASNAQELVKPFINSLFQIFKQKKDGEKTTVDNIQVINRNGNLVLCSDVFLGNEYQYGKITENLFEGIFEDNNYLIGNEFWNLDIEHQSADYLDSFFLWLGVIKYSKLKKNIQTVNQWGGFDAFSKFVLIKIGAPEFYTTIKYEVEQVDFFDDLISKKMNLEKVIAWIILDKKLLAKIDYEINNETFTYSYGNITRPIVSKPSYFLYQITKAKVFENVFVDFEYADFLGLKSVNPKHSTFVELGIADTTVMDTLKKLGAKMSFNDLTNEAVYMLLDSLKAKNIESKNARKVYQQAFSYFRNNKEIDYQLLKKQTHLLAVKNDKREYKPTQEVYYSDNTTLPSKIIEDFWIFDFPKRSGEKQLAEYFGIKTFKDINIEIQEKNILYHTKVEEFNAWFDKIKPYLITYRLNNIKIIELTNTAVNAIKNCSIKIVSSLDYTINGSDSKALLPNEFINNDKHVFYIGADSNLNLEQLKDTPAFCEAFSEILCVLFEVNENKDDFRAIFKDKEHLKDTKYLIETKMLLDKYEEACQLLGLSKNEMLFWKAITEGKINNFPEIISNTYQLQSIITLALDYELPDYYNAVNFDTFNNQQSFNFINDICTSQNISLTVIKTRLDGFPALKNYHLERFKQTAIDLEIYWNKACWLELSVKPIEEQVTFENKRNLYLQKRQGLIEKLAEQHSWTNVVDYDEILINNLSSEFNISIQKEKLADINLEYKYQEILSQNNINTEELNSDLKSLLFFEGHEEVLKTKFAELIKQETETNENANAEPVTMESVVAIITSIGMGNAPANKANIGLGNKKGGTHSQKKELQNKKAGKRAEKLVRDKLRELYPEGEIRWISGNSEDNSLKLDDSKGFDISYKKNKTDEHWKYLEVKSSSSGHSFIISANEVAVGIENKQNYHLALVNGLNINFVEDFFLNETRLAEFNALRNSASIRPLDYEVFYNTPKTNRKSEVKIEDVINDCDKEIVQEIV from the coding sequence ATGATTAAAACTAATTTAGATTTAAATATCATAAACATCAAACAATTAATTGATGAAAATTACAACACGTATAAAAGCCCAAGCAGAATAACTAGTGATTATCGTGGTGAAAAAGGATTGACAGAAGCTTATAATGGTCGTCAATTATTGGAAATGTTACAAAATGCCGATGATGCCCAAACAGATAAAGTGCTTTTACATTTAGATACAGAAAACACCATTTTAACTATTGCGAATAATGGAATTCCTTTTGACATAAAAGGATTAGGTTCTTTAATGTTGGCCAATAATAGTCCAAAAAACAAAAGAGATTTTATAGGTAACAAAGGGTTAGGATTTCGTTCTATATTAAATTGGGTTGAAGTTGTTAAAATCAAAACCAAAGAATGTGTTTTAGAGTTTTCTAAAGAAATTGCTAGAAAACAATTCGAACAATTAATTCCTGATAGTAACGCACGTAAGCAAATCATTGAGAATGAAAAAGATTTACCTATAGGTGATGTACCATTTGCAGTGTTAGCTATACCCGATTTTAAAGAAAATATTGAAACTCAAGTTTGGGAAACAATTGTAGAACTTAAATACAAAAAAGACGAAGAAGGTAAAATTCTCGAACAACTAAAAACCATTACTCCTGAGGTGTTACTGTTTCTTAATCATACAACCAATATCCAAATTGCTGGTGCTGGTTCTATTGACAAAGAATTAGTCCTTACACCTTCAAGAGACAAAGTAGATAGAACATTAACCGTTAATTATATCACCTGGAACCTTTTTGATAGTGGAGAGCTAAATTTACCCAACAACTTAGAAAAATTTTATAAATACAAAATTGCTTGGCAAAACGATTTAAGTGATAAAGAAACGCGCTTTGCAACGTATTTCCCAACCCAGGTGGCAACGCATTTACCGTATTTAATCCACGCCACATTCGACTTAGATCCATCTCGTAATCATTTAAACAAAAGTGATGACAATGACTATATATTAATTCAAATTGCAGAATCACTTAAGGAAATTGCCAGTACCGAAATTGTAAACAAAGACAATCCCGATTGGAGAGCCTTAGACTTCTTAACAGTAGATGGAAAAAGTGAAAACTTGCTATTAGACGCTTTTTTTCAAAATATTGAAAGTGCCAAATCCGAATTAGCTATTTACCCTACAGTTAATGGGTTTTACAAAAAAATAAATGAGGTGAAATTTTATGGGAATGATTTTTCTGAATGGGTTATAGAAAATAAACTAGAAATATATTTTCCAGATTTATTATTGCCTGTTCATTCAAATAGAACAGCAATAAAGTACAAAATTACTTCTAAATATACACTGGAAGAATGGAAATCAATATTCGAAATCGTTACACACAAAATAGTGAGCATTGACGAAAGGGTTAAATTAATTAAGCTTTTGACTGCAGATACATTTAAAGATCTTCACGGTTATTATTTACCCCTTTTATTAGACGATAAAGAAAAACCTGTTTCTAGTGATTTTGAAACCTATATCCTAAAAAAAGCAGACACAGACTCATACCAAATTCAGGATTATGTAAAAATTGCATTTATTGATGCTGCTTTTTATTCTAAATTAGAAAATGCATTTAATGATGAAATTGAAAAAGGTAGAGCTAATCCTACCGAACATAAATCTAGGGCTTTAAAGAAAATTATTTCTACTATTGTAAATTTTGGTTCGAATGATATAACCGATGTCGTTAGAAATATTACTCGAGCATTTAATAATAAAGTTGAAGAGGATGCATCTAATGCGCAAGAATTGGTAAAACCATTTATCAATTCATTATTCCAAATATTCAAACAAAAAAAAGACGGTGAAAAGACAACCGTAGACAACATTCAAGTTATAAATAGAAATGGTAATTTAGTGTTATGTTCAGATGTTTTTTTGGGTAATGAATACCAATATGGTAAAATAACTGAAAACTTATTCGAAGGTATTTTTGAAGATAATAATTACCTTATTGGAAATGAATTTTGGAATTTAGATATTGAACATCAAAGTGCAGATTACTTGGATAGTTTTTTTTTATGGTTAGGTGTAATTAAATATTCTAAACTTAAAAAAAACATACAAACAGTTAATCAATGGGGTGGTTTTGATGCTTTTTCTAAATTCGTTTTAATAAAAATTGGAGCACCAGAATTTTATACCACAATAAAATATGAAGTAGAACAAGTTGATTTTTTTGATGATTTAATCTCAAAAAAAATGAATCTTGAAAAAGTAATAGCTTGGATAATACTAGATAAAAAACTACTTGCTAAAATAGATTATGAAATCAATAATGAAACATTCACCTATTCTTATGGTAACATAACACGACCAATTGTTTCAAAACCTTCCTACTTTCTTTATCAAATAACTAAAGCTAAAGTATTTGAAAATGTATTTGTGGATTTTGAGTATGCCGACTTTTTAGGTTTAAAATCAGTTAATCCAAAACATTCAACATTTGTAGAATTGGGTATAGCTGACACTACCGTCATGGATACGCTAAAAAAGTTAGGAGCAAAAATGTCCTTTAACGATCTAACTAATGAAGCAGTGTATATGCTTCTGGACAGTTTAAAAGCAAAAAATATTGAGTCCAAAAATGCACGTAAAGTATACCAACAAGCATTTAGCTATTTTAGAAACAATAAAGAAATAGATTATCAATTATTAAAAAAACAAACGCATTTACTAGCAGTAAAAAACGATAAAAGAGAATACAAACCTACACAAGAAGTTTATTACAGCGACAATACAACGCTACCTTCTAAAATCATCGAAGATTTCTGGATATTTGATTTTCCTAAACGAAGCGGTGAAAAACAATTGGCTGAATATTTTGGTATTAAAACGTTTAAAGACATTAATATCGAAATACAAGAAAAAAATATTTTATACCATACAAAAGTAGAAGAATTCAATGCTTGGTTCGATAAAATTAAACCCTATTTAATAACCTATCGCTTAAATAATATTAAGATCATAGAATTAACTAATACCGCTGTAAATGCAATCAAAAATTGTTCAATCAAAATTGTTTCGTCACTAGATTATACAATTAATGGTAGTGATTCTAAGGCGTTACTTCCTAATGAATTTATAAATAATGATAAACATGTTTTTTATATTGGTGCAGATTCAAATCTAAATCTGGAACAATTAAAAGATACGCCGGCATTCTGTGAAGCATTTTCTGAAATTTTGTGTGTATTGTTTGAAGTAAATGAAAATAAAGATGACTTTAGAGCTATTTTCAAGGATAAAGAACACTTGAAAGATACCAAGTATCTAATTGAAACAAAAATGCTTTTAGATAAATATGAGGAAGCATGCCAACTATTGGGATTATCAAAAAATGAAATGCTTTTTTGGAAAGCTATAACAGAAGGAAAAATCAATAATTTCCCAGAGATAATTTCAAATACTTATCAACTACAAAGCATTATTACTTTAGCATTAGATTATGAATTACCTGATTATTATAATGCAGTGAATTTCGACACATTCAATAACCAACAATCATTTAATTTCATTAATGACATCTGCACTTCACAAAATATTTCACTAACCGTAATCAAAACCAGGCTTGATGGTTTTCCTGCATTAAAGAATTATCACTTAGAAAGATTTAAACAAACAGCCATAGATTTAGAAATATATTGGAATAAAGCTTGCTGGTTAGAACTTTCAGTTAAACCAATAGAAGAACAAGTAACATTTGAAAATAAAAGAAATCTTTATTTACAAAAAAGGCAAGGGCTAATCGAAAAATTAGCAGAACAGCATAGCTGGACTAATGTAGTAGATTATGACGAGATATTAATCAATAATTTGTCATCAGAATTTAACATTAGTATTCAAAAAGAAAAATTAGCCGATATCAACTTGGAGTATAAATACCAAGAAATACTATCCCAAAATAATATTAATACTGAAGAGTTAAATTCTGATCTCAAAAGTTTACTGTTTTTTGAAGGACATGAAGAAGTGTTAAAAACTAAATTTGCTGAACTAATTAAACAAGAAACGGAAACGAACGAAAATGCTAATGCCGAACCAGTTACAATGGAATCAGTAGTTGCAATAATAACTTCTATTGGTATGGGTAATGCTCCTGCAAACAAAGCTAATATAGGCTTGGGCAATAAAAAAGGTGGGACACATTCTCAAAAAAAGGAATTACAAAACAAGAAAGCAGGAAAAAGAGCTGAAAAATTAGTTCGTGATAAATTACGAGAATTATATCCAGAGGGAGAAATTAGATGGATATCCGGAAACTCCGAAGACAATAGTTTAAAATTAGATGATAGTAAAGGTTTCGACATTAGTTATAAAAAAAATAAAACTGATGAACATTGGAAATACCTGGAAGTAAAATCTAGCTCTTCAGGACATAGTTTTATAATAAGTGCGAATGAAGTAGCTGTTGGTATTGAAAATAAACAAAACTACCATTTGGCATTAGTGAATGGTTTAAATATAAATTTTGTTGAGGATTTTTTCTTAAACGAAACTAGATTAGCAGAATTCAATGCTTTAAGAAATAGTGCTTCTATTCGACCTCTTGATTATGAGGTGTTTTATAATACACCAAAAACTAATCGTAAATCTGAGGTTAAAATTGAAGATGTCATAAATGATTGTGACAAAGAAATAGTACAAGAAATAGTATAA